The Geitlerinema sp. PCC 9228 nucleotide sequence ACACCCTTTCCAACTGCTGTTTTTGCTCTCCCGTCATGGGGCTGAGCAGGGTCACCGTCCGCGTGGGCTCAGCCCTTTCTCCTGTAGATTCCTCGGCGGTGGGCGTACAAGCCCCCAACAATAGGGATAATCCCAATATAGAACCAGTTGCCAGGAATACTTTCTTCCCCATTCCCTTTACCTCAACCGAACTTTGCCATCTTCAGGTCCATCCTACTGGGATTCGGGCCAGCTGCTTTCAATGTTTTGCAGCACGGTTTCCACATCTTTACCGTTAATATAGCTAACTACACCGCTCCAAAAGGTGCCAGTCCCCACTTCACTGGGCATTCTGTCGGAAGCGTCAAAGCGGAACGTGTCGGCGTTTTGCAAAATTTGAGCTTCTTTTTTGGTGAGTTCGTTGGGATAGGCATCCAAACTGACCTGTTTGTGCGGAGAAATATAGCCGCCCAAGCCGGCCCAAATTTCGTGGGGTTTTGCTGTGGCCAGGTATTGCATGAGCTGGCGGGCTTCGGGGGTGTTGTTAAACATGGCAAAGGCGTCTCCGGCTGCCAAAATGGGGGTACCGTACTGTTGGTCGATGGATGGCAGGGGGAACACGTCCAGGTCTTCGCCCAGTTGGACGCTATCGGGGAAGAAAGTGGCGATAAAGTTGGCTTGCCGGTGCATGTAGCATTCCGGAGGATCGGAGAGCAATCCTTTGGGAGAATCGCCAAAGGGGGTAGTCAAGACACCTACGGTGCCGCCAACCACATAGTCGGGGTTGCGGACGATGTTGCCAAATCTTTCAAAAGCATTTTGCACGGCGGAATGGGTGAAGGGAATTTCGTGGTTGACCCATTGGTCGTAGGTTTCAGGACCAGCGGTGCGCAGCATGATGTCTTCGATCCAATCGGTTCCAACCCAACCGGTGGCTTCGCCGCTTTCCATGCCCATGCACCAAGGGGTGTTGCCGTCTTGGACCATGCGTTCGGATAGCTGCATCATTTCGTCCCAGGTTTCGGGAATTTCGTAGCCGGCGGCTTGGAATTCTTCTGGGTTGTACCACACTAGGCTTTTTACGGAGGCACGATACCAAAGACCGTAGGTTTGGTTGTTAAATTCCCCCAGACGCAGCCACTGGTCGGGATAGGCGTTGGTGAGGGTTTGCTGTTCCATGAACTGGTTGAGGGGCACGAGTTTCCCGTTTTCCGCGAAATTACGCATAAGCCCCGGTTGGGGGAACATGGCAATATCAGGGGGATCGCCGGAGTCTACTCGGGCTGGTAGGAGGGTGGCAAAGGCGTCGGTACCTTCGTATACTACGTCAATGCCGGTTTGTTCTGTGAAGGGTTCTAGGGCTTTTCGGAGTTTTTCTTCTTGTGCGCCGGTTACCACGCCGAGAATTCTGACTTGCCGTTGGTTTTCTGATTCTCCACCGCCATTGGCACAGCCGACCAACAGGGTGGAACAGGTGGCCGCAATGGCTAGGCATTGACCAATTTTGCTTGCGGTGCGCTTCGTTGAGTTGCAATGCAATTCGGGGATAATTCTTGGGAGCATAAAGATCTTGATTTCCGCTTCTTTCGCTTGGCTAATTCTTTGCCATCTCTAATGGGTGAAAAAAAGTCAGGTCAAAGGAAGCAGCCAGCTTGATGAAAGCGAGTCAGTTTTCAGCTTTGGTTGCCTTTGACCTGTAGGCTCTGGCCTGGGTTGGCTGTTTTGATTATATATCCAAATCTGCAAATTCCGATTTGAGTTCGCGTTCCATGAGGGCCTCAATGGCTTTGGCAGGGGAAATTTTTCCCTCTAGCAAGCGTTCTACCTGACAGGCGATGGGAACGTCAATATGGCGATCGCGAGCCAGACGCATGAGCACGTGGGTGGTGTTCACCCCTTCTGCGGTGCTGTGCAGCTCTTCTAGAATGTCGTCTAGGGCTTTGCCTTGGGCCAAGCCGTAGCCCACGCGGTAGTTGCGGCTGAGGGAGCTGTTGCAGGTGGCCAGCAAGTCTCCCAAACCGGCCAGTCCCCAGAATGTTTCTGGATTGGATCCGAGTTCGGTACCGACGCGCATCATTTCGGCCACCGCCCGGGTCACCATGGCTGACTTGGCGTTGGTGCCCAGTTGCAAGCCGTCGCACACGCCAGCGGCAATGGCTACTACGTTTTTCAAAGTCCCTCCCAGTTCCGTGCCTATGGGGTCGTTGTTGGTATAGGCGCGGAA carries:
- a CDS encoding ABC transporter substrate-binding protein — its product is MLPRIIPELHCNSTKRTASKIGQCLAIAATCSTLLVGCANGGGESENQRQVRILGVVTGAQEEKLRKALEPFTEQTGIDVVYEGTDAFATLLPARVDSGDPPDIAMFPQPGLMRNFAENGKLVPLNQFMEQQTLTNAYPDQWLRLGEFNNQTYGLWYRASVKSLVWYNPEEFQAAGYEIPETWDEMMQLSERMVQDGNTPWCMGMESGEATGWVGTDWIEDIMLRTAGPETYDQWVNHEIPFTHSAVQNAFERFGNIVRNPDYVVGGTVGVLTTPFGDSPKGLLSDPPECYMHRQANFIATFFPDSVQLGEDLDVFPLPSIDQQYGTPILAAGDAFAMFNNTPEARQLMQYLATAKPHEIWAGLGGYISPHKQVSLDAYPNELTKKEAQILQNADTFRFDASDRMPSEVGTGTFWSGVVSYINGKDVETVLQNIESSWPESQ